Below is a window of Prionailurus viverrinus isolate Anna chromosome A1, UM_Priviv_1.0, whole genome shotgun sequence DNA.
ATCCCTTGGTCAATCGCAAGCATCTGCACATCCTTCTTGATAACTTCCTCCACACCTGCAGGTAGCATACAAGGATAATGCTCAGATTTTGTTTCTCTCCAATCCCAAGCCTGACTTCCCCCTGGCAACACTCTGCAGTACTTCTGGGGTTTAGAGGAGCTTCGTGCTTTCATTTGCCCCCTTGAGAGGGAAGCAATTTCAGGGGAGGACATAGGAGCTTAACTGACTCCAATTCCCTCTCTTTACAACGTTTGAAATCCCAAACAGCTCCAAGCTTTCTCTCTCATTAAATCGCTTTAAAAAGAACTTGCGGACCCATAATACATATA
It encodes the following:
- the LOC125163567 gene encoding mth938 domain-containing protein-like, yielding MSSPEIASLSRGQMKARSSSKPQKYCRVLPGGSQAWDWRETKSEHYPCMLPAGVEEVIKKDVQMLAIDQGMGEVLKVPPSTGEYLETQGTGVWVIQTELGCPGCWVGGLFYSTC